The window TTTTACAAAAGTACTATTCCAAATTTGCAACGCACTTTAGCACTTTAGGATTTACGGTTTACACTTTTGATTATTATGGGATAGGAAAATCTAAAACCAAAAATATAAAACAGAACACTGCAGATTTATATACTTGGGCTTTAGACCAAGCTGCTGTTATAAAATTTGCGAAGCAAGAGCAATTACAACACAAAATAACTTTAGTAGCACATAGTATTGGCGGACAACTTATAGGTTTGAATCCCGAAATACATTTAGTAGATTCTATAGTGACCATTGCTTCGCAAACTGGTTATTGGAAATACTTTAAAGGATTTTATAGACTAAGAATGATAGTCTTTTGGTATGCATTAATACCAATCACAACGCCTCTATTTGGTTATTTTCCTGCTAAAAAACTTGGCTTGTTTGAAAATCTTCCAAGACATGTGGTATACCAATGGCGGAAATGGGGAGTCCATCCAGAATACATGTTCAGCGAATTTAGCGACTTACAATTCAGCAACATAAAATGTAATGTTTTATCTCTTAGTTTTCCTAGAGACAGTTATGCTCCGAAAGAAACGGTAGATTGGTTAGCATCTAAATTCACAAATACCAAAGTAGATAGAAGGCATCTTATTCCTGAAGATTTACAAATAGAAGACGTGCAACATTTTGGTTTTTTTAGAGAACAATTTAAAGACTCTCTGTGGCAACTAACTGAAAATTGGATAGGTACCCATTAAATTTTTAAACAGTTCTTTTTACAAAACAACTAATCTTAGG is drawn from Lacinutrix sp. WUR7 and contains these coding sequences:
- a CDS encoding alpha/beta fold hydrolase translates to MKNNVRSTLLKTTTGHTISVTIFSPEKSNNKSIVISSATGVLQKYYSKFATHFSTLGFTVYTFDYYGIGKSKTKNIKQNTADLYTWALDQAAVIKFAKQEQLQHKITLVAHSIGGQLIGLNPEIHLVDSIVTIASQTGYWKYFKGFYRLRMIVFWYALIPITTPLFGYFPAKKLGLFENLPRHVVYQWRKWGVHPEYMFSEFSDLQFSNIKCNVLSLSFPRDSYAPKETVDWLASKFTNTKVDRRHLIPEDLQIEDVQHFGFFREQFKDSLWQLTENWIGTH